The Microcystis aeruginosa NIES-843 sequence CTGGATTTTTGGGAGAAATATCAGCAGGAAAATCCTGAGATGAATCTGATTGAATTAATGAAAAAAGCTGCCGAATCCCCAGAGGAGATTATTGTTGAAACCGATGAATTTTTGGGTTCTATGCTAGAGAAATTACAAAATCCTAGTCAACTAGAACCGATCGAAAATCCTCCCCAATTACAAGGAACGCTGCGGGAGTACCAAAAGCGTGGAGTTGCCTGGATTCAATACCTGGAACAATTGGGTTTAAATGGTTGTCTTGCTGACGATATGGGATTAGGAAAAACCCTACAGGTAATTGCTAGATTGGTTGGGGAAAGAGAGGGAGATAATAATGTTTTACCAACTCTGCTAGTTGCACCCACTTCCGTGGTGGGAAATTGGGCAAAAGAAATTGAAAAATTTGCCCCCCATCTTCAGGTTTTAATTCATCATGGTAGTAAGCGCTATCAAGATGAGAGCGAATTTCAGACAGTAGCTAGTCAAAAGGATATCGTCATTACTTCCTTTACCTTAGTTCGCAAGGATTTGAAATTATTTAACTCGCAATCTTGGCAACGTTTGGTAATTGATGAAGCACAAAATATCAAAAATCCTAAAGCAGCACAAACTAAAGCAATCTTGAGTTTATCTGCACAACATCGTCTCGCATTAACGGGAACTCCAGTAGAAAATAGACTGCTTGATTTATGGTCAATTTTTAACTTCCTTAACCCTGGTTATTTAGGTAAAGAAACTCAATTTCGTAAAGCGTTTGAAGTGCCAATCCAAAAACAAAATGATCGTCTCCAGTCCACGGTTCTCAAAAAATTAGTGGAACCTTTTATTCTGCGTCGGGTAAAAACCGATAAGCAGATAATTAAAGATTTACCTGACAAAGTGGAAAACAAACAGTATTGTAATTTAACTAAAGAACAAGCTTCTCTCTACGAAGTTGTCATCAAAGAAGTGGAAAAACAATTAGAAGAAGCGGAGGGAATAAAACGCAAAGGATTAATTTTATCTACCCTGATGCGCTTGAAACAAATTTGTAATCACCCGCGTCAATTTTTACAGGATAACAGTGCTTTTACTCCTGAGCGATCGCATAAGTTAGAGCGTTTGGGAGAAATGCTAGAAGAAGTAATTTTAGAGGGAGATAGTTTGCTTATTTTCACTCAATTTACTGAAATCGGTGACTCCTTACAAAAGTACCTCAAACAAACTTTTCGCTACAATACCTATTATCTTCACGGAGGGACTTCTCAACCAAAACGAGAACAAATGATCGAAGAATTTCAACATCCCGAAACAGAACCTTCCGTATTTATTTTATCCTTAAAAGCTGGGGGAGTTGGCATTACTTTAACCAAAGCAAATCATGTTTTTCATTTCGATCGTTGGTGGAATCCTGCGGTGGAAAATCAAGCAACCGATCGCGCTTTTAGAATTGGTCAACAAAAAAATGTTTTCGTGCATAAATTTGTCACATTGGGAACCTTAGAGGAAAGAATTGATGAAATGATCGAGGAAAAGAAAAAGGTAGCTAATGCTATTGTTAGTAATGATGAATCCTGGTTAACGGAATTAGATAACGAAAGTTTTCGTCAGTTAATCGCATTGAATAAACAGACAATTATTTAACCGAGGTAAACCTATGAATAAATTTAGTAAAACTTGGTGGGGACAACGCTTTATAGAAGCATTAGAGGAATTTACCGACTCAGCGCGCTTGAGTCGAGGACGTTCCTACGCCAAAAATGATAAAGTCAAGAATTATACAATTGACGGTAATTTAATTACTGCTCAGGTGCGAGGTTCCATTAATCCCTACTTTGGGGTTTACAAAGAACCTTTGTATAAGGTGAGTATCGAGATTAAACCAATTACTAAAGCAGAGTGGTCACAAGCTTTATATAATCTTGGTTCAAGAGCGAGTATGATCTCTAAACTGCTGCTCAAAGAAGTTCCCGATAATATTGATGAAGCATTTAGCGATCTGAATCTGCACTTATTACCCCACAATCAAAAGGATTTTATCACCAATTGTTCCTGTCCCGATTGGGAAAATCCCTGTAAACATATTGCTGGAGTTTATTATCTGGTTGCCTCCCAATTAGATCAGGATCCTTTCCTCTTATTTGAATTACGGGGTATCTCTCGTCAAAAATTACTGCAAGAGTTAGCAAAAACTCCCCTCGGTAAGCTGCTTTCCTCCTCCATCCAAGAGGAAAAAATTCCTCTTAACCCCGTTACCTCCTATCACACTAAACCCGAAACCATACTGGCAGCAGAAACAATTGATCTCAAAGAATTTTGGCACTCTCATCACCGTTTACCCGAAAATCCTCAGTTAGTTAAATCCGCAACTATTCCCGCAATTGTCATTAAAAAAGCTGGTGATTATCCTGCATTTTGGGATAAGGATACTTCCTTTATCGAGGTAATGGAAGAAATGTATCAACGGGTACGCAATAAAAATGCAGGTATGTTATAATTTTTAAGACAAGCAGAATCTATGAACCAAGAATCTCTCAGCTTTGTCCATGGTAATGTCAAGTCAGCCGATCGCTTTTTAGTTTGTGGATTGGGTAGTCTCGGACAACACTGCGTCAAGTCTTTAAAAGAGTTTGGGGTTAGCGTCGTCGGTATCGAACTAATACAGCCTCCCAGTTGGGAAATTAATGATTTTCCCGATTTATTAGAGGAAATAATTATCGGTGATTGTCGTCAAAAAAACATTTTAGCAAGAGCGGGAATCGATCGCTGTCGGGCCGCTTTAATTGTCACCAGTGATGAGCGAATTAATGCCACCACTGCCCTAATTATTCGGCAATTAAATCCCCTTACCCGCTTAGTGGTGCGTTCTTCTAAAGATAATCTCAATCAGCTACTCAAGGAACGTTTAGGCAATTTTATCGCCTATGAACCCACCCAACTACCCGCCAATGCCTTTGCTTTAGCCACATTAGGCACAGAAACCCTCGGTTTTTTGCATCTCGACGGTCAGAAATTGCGGATTATCCAGAGACAAATTAGCCCCGAAGATGGTTTACTCGATCGCTTTTTAGGTGATTTAAATACTCCCACCCGTCGTCTGTTAGCACACACAGCCCCCGATGAACCTTTAAGGGCCGGATTTTATCAATGGTCTCCCACCACCACTATCAGGGCTGGTGATACCATTACCACTATAGAGACTACCTATCAAAACATCGATTCTACCCGCCAGAAACCGTCAAATTCTCCCCAGAAGTTGCGGGATTTTTGGCAGAAATTCCTCAAAGAAATCCAACAATTCTGGCAATTGAGTTTTCAGCAGCAAATTCATCGGGTGGCTTTCCTGTCAGTATTTATCATTATCCTCCTAGTAATTATCGGGACTTTTCTTTTCCATCTCTACGCCCCGAGAGCTTCCTTTATTTCCTCTCTTTCAGGAACAGCGATCCTTTTATTAGGTGGTTACGGCGATGTTTTCGGTGGCTCTAACCCCGAAGATTTAAATGCGGTTCCCTGGTGGATGCAGCTATTTAGTCTCTTTTTAACCTTAGCTGGAACCGCTTTTATCGGGGTTCTCTATGCCATTTTGACAGAAACTTTATTATCATCAAGATTTCAATTTATCCCTAACCGTCCCCCAGTTCCCCAACAGAATCATATCGTTATTGTTGGCTTAGGTCGAGTCGGCAGAGAAGTGGCTAATTTATTACTAGAAATGCAACAGGCGATCGTCGGGGTGAGCTTAAATAGGGATTTTGATGGGACTATGCTGCCAAAAATGCCCCTGATGACGGGAAATATCGAAGAATCTTTAAAAAATGTCAATTTAGATAGGGCCAAAAGTATAGCCATCGTTACCGATGACGAAATCCTCAATTTAGAAGTGGCCCTAACCACCCGCAAACTCAACCCCCAAAGCTACTTAGTCATCCGCACCACCGACGACAACCTTAGTCAACAATTAAGTCAAATTCTGCCCCGATCTCACATTTTAGGAACCAACACCGTAGCGGCAGAAGCCTTTACGGGAGCGGCTTTCGGAGAAAATATTATCTATCTGTTCCGTTGGGCGCAAAAAACGATTCTGGTGACAGAATACGAGATCGAAGCCGGAGATACTCTCAATGGTAGCTCGATCGGGGATATTGCCTACGGTTATCGAGTCGTGCCGATCCTACACCAACGAGAACGGCAAGCCCCGAAATTAATGCCCGAAGATTATCTCAATTTACGCATCGGCGATCGCATTGTGGTGCTGGCCACCATCAACGGACTGCGACGGGTGGAGCAGGGTCGTCGCACTCCCAAAACTTGGCGCGTGCGGGTGGAAAAAGCCTTTAACCGCAATATTGCCGCGGAAGCACCCACCGTGATCAGTCGTTTTTCTAATTGTCCCCTGAAAACCGCCAGCGATCTCATGGAAAATTTGCCAGCGACTCTCGGCGCCCCCCTCTACGAACAGCAGGCGATTCGATTAGTTTCCGAGTTAAAAAAAATTCAAGTTCAAGCCTTGGCTATTCCCATTAACCCGAAATCGGGGTAAATGGGAGTTATACTTTTTTTGTCAAACTAGAAGGCTCTCTCGGTCTTTTTTTATGCAGTTAAAGTGACCGTAGCCTTGGCAGTTTGTCCAGAATCAGAAGTGGCAGTAATAGTAATTGTATCCCCAGCATTTCCTTGTGGGGGTGCAGTGTAGGTAAATTTGGCATCAGTGGTATTTTTATCAATTTTACCGCTTTCTGGCGGTGAGATTGTGATGGTGTAGTTACCAACGGGATTAATGCTAAATTCCTGGATTCCATTTAATGCTAAAGCTGCGCTAGACGGAGCGATCAAAATCGTTGGAGGTAGTCCCTGTCCAGTGGAACTAGCCTCTACAGTTACTTTTTTCTCTACTTGATTAATTAAATCGGGAATAAGACGTTCGCTAAATCCAGCCACAAAAGCCATTGTCAAAAGTCCATATAAATAGGTGTCATTCCCCTTATTTCCATTGTCAGTCCGAATTTGTAAGGGAGAAATGCTAGAGTTAAGAATTAGCAGAATAAAGAAAGCGAAACTTCCCCCTAAAATGGGTTTGGTTAAACCAATTGACAATGGCAAGAAGTCATCGTCATATTTTTGATTTTTGGGATTATCAAAGTCTTGCAAACGAGTTAGAAGACTAACTGCTCCCCCTAAAGTCCCTGTCATCAATATCAATATCAAGAGTCTAAAATTTTCATCTTTGTCCTCAGTATTTTGGTTACTAGAATTTGAGATTGGAGGTAAGGGCATAAGCAAATTCTTCACTGGAGGGGAGTTCATAATACCCCAATTCAAAGGGAGAGCTAACACTAATCCAATTAAAACTTTTGTAGGTATTTTGATAGAATGGAAAAGATTACCTCTGAATTCGGCTAGACCATTCCAAAAACCCATCTGGGTTTTTCTTAATCCTGTTTCGGCAGCATAGCGTAATTTTTGTGCCAAAATAATATTAGGTTGACCTGTTAAAGATTTAATCGCAATTTCTCCAGCATCTACCACCGACTTTACTTGCATGATATCCCAAGCTTTGGAACTGTTGATGAGTTCCACCTGCGCTATCCCTAGTATTATAATTAATTTGGCTAATTCTCCCTGTACTTCCCGGTCTAATTCTGGAGGGAATCCCGCTACTTGTTCTTTAGTTTTTCCCAGCAAAGTATCAATTCTTTGATTTAGTTTAATCACCTCATCTCTAGCTTTAATTTCATTGATTAAATCGTCTAAAGTTTGAAATAAAACACTTGCTTCTTGTACTTGTAGTTGTGCAGAATTATCTTTAAATTCCTTGACTAACTTTTCAAAGGGTTCATCTACTTCAGGAATTGAACTATATTTGTCTAATTTATCCTTCAGTTCAGCAATCAAAGACTCATTTTTCTGTTGTAATTCCACAGTCGTGGAAAATTTAACCAAAGTATCTTTAACTTTTGTTTGCCAAGCAGTTAGCTTTTCCTTAAGTTTTGGCAAGTTTGCATCGTTAGCATTAGCATCAAATACAATCGTAATTGTTGCGACCAAACTATCAATTTCTTGGCTTAAAGTATCAAGAGGAATTTCTGAAATTTTACCCGTAGATAAAAGGTTGATTGTCTCCACAAGCTGATCTATATGAGCTATTATTTGTTTTTCTAATTCTTCTCTGCTAGGTAAAGGGTCTGAAAAAGTTAATTCACCTAGTTTTTGAATAAGTTCATCTCTTAAATTATTAGTCTCTTGAGTGATTGTTTTGGCTTCTGTTTGGTAACTAGCAAGGGTAGCTGATTTATCCTGACTAAATTTATTTTGGGTTTCTAGAATAAATTGATTAATTTTTTGTTCGATAGCAGGATTTGGATTAATCATGGTTGTCTTCTCCTAAAAAAAAGGCGAAAATGGGCTAAAATTCGATTATCTCCCCAATGCTACAATAGTTATCATTGATTTTCTGCAATTATTCATAAATCTTGATAAATTTTTATTTTTTTAACTCAATTCAGTCTGCCGTGGGGAGATAACACCCTGATCTCCTCAATAACCGCACACCGGGATTAGCACTCAAGCCCTAAGAGTGCTAAATTAACTATAAGGAGTCCTATTACAACAGCGATACCATGTCCAAAATCATTGCCTTTAAAGATGAATCCCGTCGCGCCCTAGAAAGAGGTGTCAACGCCTTGGCCGATGCGGTAAAAATCACCCTCGGTCCGAAAGGACGCAATGTCTTGTTAGAAAAGAAATACGGCGCCCCCCAGATCGTTAATGACGGCATCACCGTGGCCAAAGAAATCGAATTGTCCGATCCCCTCGAAAACACCGGGGCGAGATTAATTCAGGAAGTAGCGGCAAAAACCAAAGATTTAGCGGGAGATGGCACCACTACCGCCACCATCATCGCCCAGGCTTTAATTAAAGAAGGTCTGAAAAACGTTACCGCCGGGGCCAATCCCGTCGCCTTAAGACGCGGACTGGACAAAACCATCGCCTATCTGGTGGAAGAAATCGCTGCCGTCGCTAAACCGATCGCTGGAGATGCGATCGCTCAAGTG is a genomic window containing:
- a CDS encoding potassium channel family protein; amino-acid sequence: MNQESLSFVHGNVKSADRFLVCGLGSLGQHCVKSLKEFGVSVVGIELIQPPSWEINDFPDLLEEIIIGDCRQKNILARAGIDRCRAALIVTSDERINATTALIIRQLNPLTRLVVRSSKDNLNQLLKERLGNFIAYEPTQLPANAFALATLGTETLGFLHLDGQKLRIIQRQISPEDGLLDRFLGDLNTPTRRLLAHTAPDEPLRAGFYQWSPTTTIRAGDTITTIETTYQNIDSTRQKPSNSPQKLRDFWQKFLKEIQQFWQLSFQQQIHRVAFLSVFIIILLVIIGTFLFHLYAPRASFISSLSGTAILLLGGYGDVFGGSNPEDLNAVPWWMQLFSLFLTLAGTAFIGVLYAILTETLLSSRFQFIPNRPPVPQQNHIVIVGLGRVGREVANLLLEMQQAIVGVSLNRDFDGTMLPKMPLMTGNIEESLKNVNLDRAKSIAIVTDDEILNLEVALTTRKLNPQSYLVIRTTDDNLSQQLSQILPRSHILGTNTVAAEAFTGAAFGENIIYLFRWAQKTILVTEYEIEAGDTLNGSSIGDIAYGYRVVPILHQRERQAPKLMPEDYLNLRIGDRIVVLATINGLRRVEQGRRTPKTWRVRVEKAFNRNIAAEAPTVISRFSNCPLKTASDLMENLPATLGAPLYEQQAIRLVSELKKIQVQALAIPINPKSG
- a CDS encoding DEAD/DEAH box helicase; the encoded protein is MKILHGTWIPQSTDEFIQKGSFYLWGETSTPKKSRTTADNYHPFQLSKEELTSFLTGELGIVQSNYNPLSRQFAPRYFLLPSHDNQPLPSLELLRYLEKEPPENSQWQSWHIDCYPLNPVLKLLNDLHFICLYNSSEIQLGADLLFWYHYSQAFKEIILKDNYIPAFKYRELATKNKKNANFAIYPLWEIISATYEPNLDRYLEYLPRICLAGAENPHASPQLYDPKTLLRHFSECLLNEIVTNTAIPASFDKKIGETIIGDCLSVTKAAGFLQTAAALEKYQQWQTWRQQLLGDQNISSFSLGFKLTEAPENNIEQWQITFILISKQDPSLRLELDEYWYAVPENRTSIRAHFGQDLDKNILLSLGYAARIYPPIWQGLETDKPTGFSLNLTEAFTFLKETAWVLEDAGYKVIIPAWWTPQGRQRAKVRLKTTSKSGKSTPVSKGIFSLENIIEYQYELAIGEETITQEEWQQLINTKTPLVKFRGQWVELEQNKMQQMLDFWEKYQQENPEMNLIELMKKAAESPEEIIVETDEFLGSMLEKLQNPSQLEPIENPPQLQGTLREYQKRGVAWIQYLEQLGLNGCLADDMGLGKTLQVIARLVGEREGDNNVLPTLLVAPTSVVGNWAKEIEKFAPHLQVLIHHGSKRYQDESEFQTVASQKDIVITSFTLVRKDLKLFNSQSWQRLVIDEAQNIKNPKAAQTKAILSLSAQHRLALTGTPVENRLLDLWSIFNFLNPGYLGKETQFRKAFEVPIQKQNDRLQSTVLKKLVEPFILRRVKTDKQIIKDLPDKVENKQYCNLTKEQASLYEVVIKEVEKQLEEAEGIKRKGLILSTLMRLKQICNHPRQFLQDNSAFTPERSHKLERLGEMLEEVILEGDSLLIFTQFTEIGDSLQKYLKQTFRYNTYYLHGGTSQPKREQMIEEFQHPETEPSVFILSLKAGGVGITLTKANHVFHFDRWWNPAVENQATDRAFRIGQQKNVFVHKFVTLGTLEERIDEMIEEKKKVANAIVSNDESWLTELDNESFRQLIALNKQTII
- a CDS encoding SWIM zinc finger family protein, whose protein sequence is MNKFSKTWWGQRFIEALEEFTDSARLSRGRSYAKNDKVKNYTIDGNLITAQVRGSINPYFGVYKEPLYKVSIEIKPITKAEWSQALYNLGSRASMISKLLLKEVPDNIDEAFSDLNLHLLPHNQKDFITNCSCPDWENPCKHIAGVYYLVASQLDQDPFLLFELRGISRQKLLQELAKTPLGKLLSSSIQEEKIPLNPVTSYHTKPETILAAETIDLKEFWHSHHRLPENPQLVKSATIPAIVIKKAGDYPAFWDKDTSFIEVMEEMYQRVRNKNAGML